In one Roseburia intestinalis L1-82 genomic region, the following are encoded:
- a CDS encoding helix-turn-helix domain-containing protein: MKKMYKSRNEENLLPFHIIKAASEGDVSAINTVLKHYEGYIIKLSTRKLYDESGQVHYCIDETLRRRLETKLITKILAFEVA, from the coding sequence ATGAAAAAGATGTATAAAAGCAGAAATGAGGAAAATTTGTTGCCTTTCCATATTATAAAGGCAGCATCAGAGGGCGATGTAAGTGCCATCAATACAGTGTTAAAACACTATGAGGGATACATAATCAAATTGTCTACCAGAAAGTTATATGACGAAAGCGGACAGGTGCATTACTGCATTGATGAAACTCTGCGTCGCAGATTAGAAACAAAGCTGATCACAAAGATATTGGCTTTTGAAGTTGCATAA
- a CDS encoding winged helix-turn-helix domain-containing protein, which translates to MLVLTFEDNEDDMMSHILSLINTREEIIQMSGLNNHLLNFKGLKIDEVQRVIIRENQEIELTYTEFEIFKLLAKHPGIVFSKEQIYDIVWKESYSGDYNIVMSHIRNIREKIEDNPSKPVYIQTVWGVGYRFNKNLSSGL; encoded by the coding sequence ATGTTAGTTCTGACATTTGAAGATAATGAGGATGATATGATGAGCCACATATTATCGTTGATAAATACCAGAGAGGAAATCATTCAGATGTCAGGTTTGAATAATCATCTATTGAATTTCAAAGGTCTTAAGATTGATGAAGTTCAACGGGTGATCATTCGGGAAAATCAGGAGATAGAGCTTACTTATACGGAATTTGAGATTTTCAAGCTTCTTGCAAAGCATCCGGGAATAGTGTTCAGCAAGGAACAGATTTATGACATTGTGTGGAAGGAATCCTATTCCGGCGATTACAACATTGTCATGAGCCATATACGCAACATACGAGAAAAGATAGAGGATAACCCGAGCAAGCCTGTTTACATACAGACGGTATGGGGTGTAGGCTATCGTTTCAACAAAAATTTAAGCAGCGGTCTGTAA
- a CDS encoding DUF6462 family protein yields the protein MQRMPKAINKKRLVRYKEGAEMYSMGMNKFQTLAKDAGAILKIDRMVLVDLDVFDQYLESFRVK from the coding sequence ATGCAGAGGATGCCAAAGGCAATAAATAAAAAAAGACTGGTCAGATATAAGGAAGGGGCAGAAATGTACAGCATGGGTATGAATAAATTTCAGACTCTTGCCAAAGATGCGGGAGCAATTCTGAAGATAGACAGAATGGTGTTAGTAGACCTTGATGTGTTTGACCAATATCTTGAGTCATTTCGGGTGAAATAA
- a CDS encoding helix-turn-helix domain-containing protein has product MKIYWNKESNSKNLIGQRVKELRTERQLSQKALAEQLQLAGYEFSDLTVLRIEQGTRFVPDYEVVALAEFFHVSCEYLLGVRNEK; this is encoded by the coding sequence ATGAAAATTTACTGGAATAAAGAAAGCAATTCCAAAAATCTGATAGGTCAGAGAGTAAAGGAATTGCGAACTGAAAGGCAGCTATCGCAAAAAGCACTGGCAGAACAGCTCCAGCTTGCCGGATATGAATTTAGCGATTTGACCGTATTACGAATAGAACAAGGGACACGCTTTGTACCGGATTATGAAGTGGTTGCCCTTGCTGAATTTTTTCATGTATCTTGTGAATATCTTTTAGGTGTCAGAAATGAAAAATAA
- a CDS encoding tyrosine-type recombinase/integrase, producing the protein MAKSRKDNKGRVLRKGETQRSCDGKYVYTYVDPEGKRRSIYSKDIMELREREVKLMKDQLDGLDTYAAGTSTINFVFDRYISTKAELRETTMRNYKYMYDRFIRGGFGKKKIAAVKYSDVLQFYQHLLKEKEMQINTLETIHTVLHPTFQLAVRDNIIRVNPSDGVMAQIKKQPGKNHGVRHALTVEQQRAFIRYIDESPTFYHWASFFKFLLGTGCRIGEAIGIRWEDIDFEKRTISINHSVVYYSREFKEHPICSFAVSLPKTEAGIRTIPMMDTVYDALQMELDDQKEHGFNETVIDGMKGFIFMNRFGNIHNPQAVNRAIKRIYEAHNAEEVVKAAKQHREPVIIPHFSCHHLRHTFCSRFCENETNLKVIQSIMGHANIETTMDIYAEVTDTKKQEAIQNLAHNLDVF; encoded by the coding sequence ATGGCGAAATCAAGAAAGGATAACAAAGGGAGAGTATTAAGAAAAGGCGAAACTCAACGCAGTTGCGATGGTAAGTATGTATATACTTATGTTGATCCGGAAGGAAAGCGCCGGAGCATCTATTCTAAGGACATCATGGAATTGCGGGAGAGAGAAGTTAAACTGATGAAAGATCAGCTTGATGGGTTGGATACGTATGCAGCCGGAACATCTACAATCAATTTTGTTTTTGACAGATATATATCGACAAAGGCAGAGTTGAGGGAAACAACAATGCGGAACTATAAATATATGTATGATCGCTTTATACGAGGTGGATTTGGCAAGAAGAAAATTGCCGCTGTGAAGTATTCTGATGTATTGCAGTTCTATCAGCATTTGTTGAAAGAGAAGGAAATGCAGATAAATACGCTAGAAACAATTCATACTGTTTTACACCCGACATTTCAGCTTGCTGTGCGTGATAACATCATTCGTGTTAATCCAAGCGATGGAGTAATGGCACAGATTAAAAAGCAACCGGGGAAAAATCATGGTGTGAGACACGCTTTGACAGTGGAACAACAGAGAGCCTTTATACGCTATATTGATGAAAGTCCTACATTTTACCACTGGGCATCATTTTTTAAGTTCCTACTTGGAACAGGTTGTCGAATTGGAGAAGCAATCGGTATCCGATGGGAAGACATTGATTTTGAAAAAAGGACGATCAGTATCAATCATAGCGTGGTTTATTACAGTAGAGAGTTCAAAGAACATCCGATATGTTCATTTGCTGTATCTCTTCCAAAGACAGAAGCTGGTATACGCACGATTCCGATGATGGATACGGTTTATGATGCACTCCAGATGGAATTGGATGACCAGAAGGAACATGGATTTAATGAAACAGTGATTGATGGGATGAAAGGATTTATCTTTATGAATCGTTTTGGCAATATCCATAATCCGCAAGCTGTAAACAGAGCAATCAAGCGTATATATGAAGCACACAATGCAGAAGAAGTGGTAAAAGCTGCAAAACAGCACAGAGAGCCTGTGATAATACCACATTTTTCATGTCATCATTTGCGACATACCTTTTGTTCAAGGTTTTGCGAAAATGAAACAAACTTAAAGGTAATTCAGTCTATTATGGGACACGCAAATATCGAAACAACCATGGATATTTATGCGGAAGTTACCGATACTAAAAAGCAGGAAGCAATTCAAAATTTAGCACACAATTTAGATGTATTTTAG
- a CDS encoding sigma-70 family RNA polymerase sigma factor encodes MGQPSSKDEMTIRHQFDRLCQMALKGEAVNYYKHMDYRRKHEVTFSELSEKELSKLFTMDEYGTEYHHFEVHGYDIEVKNTLIAEALKELTERKRNVILLSYFMEMSDADIAREMNLVRSTIHEHRTRSLEILKKIMEGIADEKDV; translated from the coding sequence ATGGGGCAACCTTCTTCTAAGGATGAAATGACTATCCGGCACCAGTTTGACCGGTTATGCCAGATGGCATTAAAAGGCGAAGCTGTAAATTATTACAAACACATGGACTATCGCAGGAAACACGAAGTTACATTCTCTGAACTGTCGGAAAAGGAGTTGAGCAAATTATTTACTATGGATGAGTATGGAACAGAATATCATCATTTTGAAGTGCATGGCTATGACATTGAAGTAAAAAATACCCTGATTGCTGAAGCTTTGAAGGAACTTACAGAAAGAAAAAGGAATGTTATTTTACTTTCATATTTTATGGAAATGAGCGATGCGGATATTGCAAGAGAAATGAATCTGGTTCGCAGTACCATTCATGAACACAGGACACGCTCACTTGAAATTTTGAAGAAGATCATGGAAGGAATAGCAGATGAAAAAGATGTATAA
- a CDS encoding fibronectin type III domain-containing protein: MTETEETVEIKETETEEQTEELQETEKTDARVTSELTVRGTDSFGSMFAQEFSGVAAEQTENNGCNVFSIDMSGNQASVSFETTQDATLVVAVYDENGNQMLASGKKNVTNTETETTVTINSGTIPQYYLVRGYLIETETLRPICTVYESSMYTQEMQEFLAKTTDDFDEEKVLNLDDDDTNNFAVYGDDTIIIPSETGKNIVVSADDSTNTYVIKNADTDMTSLEEGDIFSYEYADGQFIITKVASIDVNGTTVTITGDDIEMEDVFSYVKIDASDDLANATIDPSACGDGVTYEGLSDEPENSEYKAADISGSVKKTMKFRLDKSGKDSDGSYSISGGLWMRITYSAKLYLTFSKCYVELKLDYKGSLDITAKGKFTATVPLPSVGYMFYGIIVELTPSMIYEWEINGAVGADISGTFGIQADNNGITSLTTMPKCTPKLKISGSFYWGLSLEPRVKILSNNVASASLTGKAGIKLNASWKPEILKQEKTIHSCQKCIEGKINAELTLKAGVKMLSKISYNINLIGESKKIADFYYSIDHNDYGLTKCPHLSYRLNLVVVDTDGNLLPDTVVTITDQTGQFEEVKKKTDMLGKLSVYLPESRYTITPVKDGYVPTRRNIEIHMDETIDDLRITLCKTVGGWTGNKIDTVRPDLGLNSYSQVLSSGVNYMGVISGNGSLYMWGNNDCGQLGDGTKTYRDIPVKIMDNVVSISTRWDSSGAITRDGSLYMWGCNDYGQLGDGTKTDRDIPVKIMDNVVSVSVGRYASGAITKDRSLYMWGYNAWGQLGNGTIVDEVIPVKVLDDVVAVGTNGATSAAITSNGDLYMWGVDIYGYEPTKIMSNVRDIKFGDDCYGIIKEDGSLYMWGCNDYGQLGDGTTEGRYVPDVPVKIMDNVRNVIMGEYNINGAITNNGELYLWGTGHLEPVRIMDNVLAASISMTLYLNSGVLTKDGRLYEWDDNDMMAFGAPTVEITIPGGVALPSAISTQSEESSSDSVPVLTAAPDSTQQASESEPVDQPEALEEEAVSVFKADATETNTATGTQTASFKNLTPNDTYNFYVARSLTADDLLASDNILDIRQAVAGEDGRMSVTYQPRETDDNAVIFVVGSTPKDLSGAQITIGNTTYNGTAKSVTAAVECDGKTLVEGRDYLVTGGFEITGLGTYTLTIIGTGIYTGTASKTYTVTCQHNYTESITKQPTCTEPGRKTLTCSICGAVKDTTSIPKTAHTYKNKKVTKRATTSKNGTFTAVCSVCGAEQTEVIYAAKTIKLSKTSMTYNGKKQKPSVTITDAAGKRLKNGTDYKVTYPKKTQNVGKYTVTVTLKGNYTGTVKKTFTILPKNTAISKLTASKNTVTVKWKKQTKQTAGYEIQYSTSSKFTKKTTKTVKAAKNSMTSKKITKLKAKKKYYVRIRTYQTVKVGKKSTKIYASWSKAKTVTTKKS; this comes from the coding sequence ATGACAGAAACTGAGGAGACTGTCGAAATTAAAGAGACGGAAACAGAAGAGCAGACAGAGGAGTTACAGGAGACAGAGAAAACGGATGCCAGGGTTACCTCAGAATTGACGGTCAGAGGAACAGACAGTTTCGGATCAATGTTTGCACAGGAATTTTCTGGTGTTGCAGCCGAGCAGACTGAAAATAATGGATGCAATGTGTTTTCGATTGATATGAGCGGGAATCAGGCATCTGTTTCTTTTGAAACAACACAGGATGCAACACTTGTCGTTGCAGTATATGATGAGAACGGCAATCAGATGCTGGCTTCCGGGAAAAAGAACGTAACAAATACAGAGACAGAAACAACAGTAACGATCAATTCCGGCACGATTCCACAATATTATCTGGTGCGTGGATATCTAATCGAAACAGAGACACTTCGTCCAATCTGTACAGTATATGAATCCTCTATGTATACGCAGGAAATGCAGGAGTTTTTAGCAAAGACGACAGATGATTTTGACGAAGAAAAGGTGCTGAACCTGGATGACGATGATACGAACAATTTTGCAGTCTATGGAGACGATACCATTATTATTCCATCTGAAACGGGAAAAAATATTGTGGTGTCGGCAGATGATTCCACAAATACATATGTGATCAAAAATGCAGATACAGACATGACATCTTTGGAAGAAGGAGATATTTTTTCCTATGAATATGCAGATGGTCAGTTTATTATAACGAAAGTTGCATCGATTGATGTAAATGGAACAACGGTTACGATTACCGGTGATGACATCGAAATGGAGGATGTTTTTTCCTATGTCAAAATTGATGCATCAGATGATCTTGCAAACGCAACGATCGATCCGTCTGCCTGTGGGGATGGTGTCACATATGAGGGACTTTCGGATGAGCCGGAGAACAGTGAGTATAAAGCAGCCGACATCAGTGGAAGTGTCAAAAAGACAATGAAATTCAGATTGGATAAATCAGGAAAAGATTCTGATGGAAGTTACAGTATTTCAGGCGGTTTGTGGATGCGGATTACATATTCTGCAAAATTATATCTTACATTTTCCAAGTGTTATGTGGAATTAAAGCTGGATTATAAAGGCAGCCTTGATATTACAGCAAAAGGAAAATTTACAGCAACTGTACCGCTACCGTCTGTGGGATATATGTTTTATGGTATTATTGTGGAACTGACGCCGTCTATGATATATGAGTGGGAAATTAATGGTGCAGTCGGCGCTGATATCAGTGGTACTTTTGGCATTCAGGCAGATAACAATGGAATTACAAGCCTGACCACAATGCCAAAATGTACGCCTAAACTAAAAATCAGTGGAAGTTTTTACTGGGGGCTTTCTTTAGAACCGCGTGTAAAAATTTTGAGTAATAATGTTGCTTCTGCAAGCCTTACAGGTAAAGCGGGCATTAAGTTAAATGCATCATGGAAACCGGAAATCCTAAAACAGGAAAAGACGATTCACAGCTGCCAAAAATGTATTGAGGGAAAAATTAATGCAGAGCTTACGCTAAAAGCAGGCGTGAAAATGCTGAGTAAAATTTCCTATAATATAAATTTAATTGGGGAGTCGAAGAAAATCGCTGATTTTTATTATTCCATTGATCATAATGATTATGGTCTGACGAAGTGTCCGCATTTAAGTTATCGTTTGAATCTGGTTGTGGTTGACACAGATGGTAATCTGCTGCCGGATACTGTAGTAACGATTACGGATCAGACAGGACAGTTTGAGGAAGTAAAGAAAAAGACGGATATGCTTGGCAAATTATCAGTCTATCTGCCGGAAAGCCGGTATACGATCACTCCGGTAAAAGATGGGTATGTACCTACCAGAAGAAACATTGAAATCCATATGGATGAGACGATAGATGACTTGCGGATTACGTTATGTAAGACAGTTGGAGGGTGGACAGGAAATAAAATTGATACGGTCAGACCGGATTTGGGGTTAAATAGTTATTCACAGGTATTGAGCTCAGGCGTTAACTATATGGGTGTTATATCAGGAAATGGGAGTTTGTATATGTGGGGAAATAATGATTGTGGTCAATTAGGAGATGGAACAAAAACGTATCGAGATATACCTGTAAAAATAATGGACAATGTTGTTTCTATTAGTACAAGATGGGACTCAAGTGGTGCTATTACAAGAGATGGAAGTTTGTATATGTGGGGATGCAATGATTATGGTCAATTAGGAGATGGAACAAAAACAGATCGAGATATACCTGTAAAAATAATGGACAATGTTGTTTCTGTTAGTGTAGGAAGGTATGCAAGTGGTGCCATTACAAAAGATAGAAGTTTATATATGTGGGGGTATAATGCATGGGGACAATTAGGAAATGGAACAATTGTAGATGAAGTGATTCCAGTTAAAGTTTTAGATGATGTAGTTGCAGTGGGCACGAATGGTGCAACAAGTGCTGCAATTACTTCAAATGGCGATTTGTATATGTGGGGGGTAGACATATATGGCTATGAACCAACAAAGATAATGAGTAATGTAAGGGATATAAAGTTTGGAGATGATTGTTACGGAATAATTAAAGAAGATGGAAGTTTGTATATGTGGGGATGCAATGATTATGGTCAATTAGGGGATGGAACGACGGAAGGTAGATATGTGCCTGATGTGCCTGTAAAAATAATGGATAATGTTAGGAATGTTATTATGGGGGAATACAATATAAATGGTGCAATAACAAATAATGGAGAACTTTATCTATGGGGAACGGGACATTTAGAACCAGTCAGAATAATGGATAATGTTTTAGCAGCAAGTATATCGATGACCCTATATCTTAATAGTGGGGTATTAACAAAGGATGGAAGGTTGTATGAATGGGATGATAATGATATGATGGCATTTGGTGCGCCTACTGTAGAAATTACAATCCCCGGTGGCGTAGCCCTCCCCTCCGCCATATCCACACAATCCGAAGAATCATCCTCAGATTCCGTACCAGTTTTAACAGCAGCACCGGATTCCACACAGCAGGCATCCGAGTCTGAACCAGTAGATCAGCCGGAAGCACTCGAAGAAGAGGCAGTCTCCGTATTTAAAGCCGACGCCACCGAAACCAACACCGCCACCGGCACACAGACGGCATCTTTCAAAAACCTGACGCCGAACGATACCTACAATTTTTATGTGGCAAGATCCCTGACTGCAGATGACCTGCTCGCCTCTGACAATATTTTAGATATCCGTCAGGCAGTGGCAGGGGAAGATGGCAGGATGAGTGTGACCTACCAGCCGAGAGAGACGGACGATAATGCAGTTATTTTTGTTGTCGGAAGTACACCAAAAGATCTTTCCGGTGCGCAGATCACGATTGGAAACACCACATATAACGGTACGGCAAAAAGTGTGACAGCAGCGGTTGAATGTGATGGTAAAACATTAGTCGAGGGACGTGATTATCTGGTAACCGGTGGATTTGAAATTACCGGGTTAGGTACTTACACATTAACGATCATAGGTACAGGTATTTATACCGGAACGGCATCTAAAACATATACGGTGACCTGTCAGCACAATTATACGGAGAGCATAACGAAACAGCCGACCTGCACTGAACCGGGAAGAAAGACTTTAACCTGCAGTATCTGTGGGGCAGTCAAGGATACTACATCGATTCCAAAGACAGCGCATACTTATAAAAACAAAAAGGTGACAAAGCGTGCAACAACCAGTAAAAATGGTACATTTACAGCAGTATGTTCGGTATGTGGGGCAGAACAGACGGAAGTGATTTATGCTGCAAAAACGATAAAACTTTCCAAAACATCTATGACGTATAATGGAAAGAAGCAGAAACCATCTGTAACTATTACGGATGCGGCAGGAAAGAGGCTGAAAAACGGTACTGATTATAAGGTGACTTATCCGAAAAAGACACAAAATGTTGGAAAATATACAGTGACGGTGACATTAAAAGGCAATTATACCGGAACCGTAAAAAAGACATTTACGATTC
- a CDS encoding LytR/AlgR family response regulator transcription factor has protein sequence MIRIAICDDEKNIRTYLSSLVRKQNIECEITEYASTDEYLSDQKEHDLLFLDIEMKSVASGMDGMSMAKQIRATELTKQPIIIFVTGYEKYVYDAFDVGAFQYLLKPIDEQRFAQVFRRAAEQIISEAEQQKKTLVIQYANTSKAIPLDHIYYLESQSHKVVIHMKEEELEYYAKLGDLEEELQGQFFRIHKGYLVNLACIDEYNKTEVTLVNGDKLLISKYKYPDFVKAYLRYMQ, from the coding sequence ATGATAAGAATTGCAATATGTGATGATGAAAAGAACATACGAACCTATCTTTCATCACTTGTCAGGAAACAGAACATAGAATGTGAAATCACAGAGTATGCTTCCACTGATGAATACCTGTCAGATCAAAAGGAGCATGATTTGCTGTTTCTGGATATTGAAATGAAAAGCGTTGCGTCCGGTATGGACGGTATGAGCATGGCAAAACAGATCAGGGCAACGGAGCTTACAAAGCAGCCAATTATTATATTTGTTACAGGCTATGAAAAATATGTCTATGATGCTTTTGATGTAGGAGCATTTCAATACCTGTTAAAGCCTATTGATGAACAGAGATTTGCCCAAGTTTTCCGGCGGGCAGCCGAACAGATTATATCAGAAGCGGAGCAGCAGAAGAAAACGCTGGTTATCCAATATGCCAATACGAGCAAGGCTATACCGTTAGATCATATTTACTATCTGGAAAGCCAGAGCCACAAAGTTGTAATTCATATGAAAGAGGAAGAACTGGAATATTATGCAAAGCTCGGAGATTTGGAAGAAGAATTGCAGGGACAGTTTTTCCGTATTCATAAGGGATATTTAGTCAATCTTGCCTGCATAGATGAGTACAACAAGACAGAAGTAACGCTCGTCAATGGAGATAAGCTGCTGATTTCAAAATATAAATATCCGGACTTTGTAAAAGCATATCTCCGGTATATGCAGTAG
- a CDS encoding sensor histidine kinase: MSETEFVLFQNIIGGIETFLYAVCLTAFFYPFMTEKKERQGSKLKKILIVFGSYIAISLIGNFVPAYGWLGLMIVIILLTASSGYLGMNRNFTFFMGIIFFCIRNLSMLIVESIDFFTSRYWVQEKTLVEDIFRNASLNYIFIAAFRIFLFLIMLFVVGHRLGKQKIELQIRELCYLILTPIVAILFGNIIVRLWIVVKDDLIFQLYEQYPIFLGIVPVIAILFYAGILITIVSYQEMEKLQEEKKKHFIEEQQVHSIQERMEEVEQFYNGIRQMKHEMRNHLTNIKGLMESGNYEDMQQYLSKMDESMNVFEITIQTGNAVTDVIVNDKQKAASKQGVQFQSEFSYPVSDRYDAYDIGIIVNNLLQNALEACEKMNTGERYITLSGKQKRKFFLIEVRNSFDGEIKFDSNTNLPVSDKEKDISLHGIGLSNVKREVEKYMGDLDIKVKKNEFSVTILLQERRTENEY, encoded by the coding sequence ATGAGTGAAACAGAGTTTGTGTTGTTCCAAAATATAATAGGCGGAATTGAAACTTTTTTATATGCAGTCTGTCTGACAGCTTTTTTCTATCCATTTATGACAGAAAAGAAAGAACGACAGGGAAGTAAATTAAAAAAGATACTAATAGTTTTTGGAAGTTATATAGCCATATCCCTTATTGGAAACTTTGTTCCTGCTTATGGGTGGTTAGGTTTGATGATTGTAATAATTTTATTGACGGCATCTTCTGGCTATTTAGGCATGAATAGAAATTTTACATTTTTTATGGGGATTATATTTTTCTGCATTAGAAATTTAAGTATGCTGATTGTGGAAAGTATAGATTTCTTTACAAGCAGATATTGGGTGCAGGAAAAAACATTAGTAGAGGATATTTTTCGTAATGCATCATTGAATTACATTTTTATTGCCGCATTTAGAATCTTCTTGTTTTTAATTATGCTTTTTGTTGTTGGACACCGATTAGGAAAACAAAAGATAGAACTGCAAATAAGGGAATTGTGCTATCTGATTTTGACACCGATAGTAGCAATTTTATTTGGAAATATTATTGTCCGGCTTTGGATAGTGGTGAAAGATGATTTGATTTTTCAACTTTATGAACAATATCCAATATTTCTGGGAATAGTGCCAGTAATTGCAATTTTATTCTATGCAGGAATTTTAATCACAATAGTGTCCTATCAGGAGATGGAAAAACTTCAGGAAGAAAAGAAAAAGCATTTTATTGAAGAACAACAGGTTCATTCAATACAGGAGCGAATGGAGGAAGTAGAGCAGTTTTATAACGGAATACGGCAGATGAAGCATGAAATGAGAAATCATTTGACGAATATCAAGGGACTTATGGAGAGTGGCAATTATGAGGATATGCAACAATATCTGTCAAAAATGGATGAGAGTATGAATGTGTTTGAGATAACTATTCAGACAGGCAATGCTGTTACGGATGTGATTGTAAATGATAAGCAGAAAGCAGCAAGCAAACAGGGAGTACAATTTCAATCAGAGTTCTCTTATCCGGTATCAGACAGATATGATGCGTATGATATTGGAATTATCGTCAACAATTTGTTGCAAAATGCACTTGAAGCCTGTGAAAAAATGAATACGGGGGAAAGATATATTACGCTGTCTGGAAAACAAAAAAGAAAATTTTTTCTGATAGAAGTAAGAAATTCTTTTGACGGGGAAATCAAGTTTGATAGCAATACAAATCTTCCAGTTTCCGATAAAGAAAAAGATATTTCCTTACATGGAATAGGATTATCCAATGTAAAGAGAGAAGTAGAGAAGTACATGGGAGATTTAGATATTAAGGTAAAGAAAAATGAGTTTAGTGTAACAATATTGTTACAAGAAAGGAGAACAGAAAATGAGTATTAG
- a CDS encoding DUF3879 family protein has product MPRITDYSFLFQSMFGTSRMNLVNNIQLSQINSSSVQAQLKAAGIDTNSKQYKAALSEMMKNGNGAMFTNVQAIKNLMSQYDKNGDWVDPNTGLTGLAVTDENRNSYKHIISIPESSREEMFELAKKEFLRDNGTLNGDTTKREDVYVNLYRKMNKDDRLSAGWTMEQYEHQYRQAFAAAAKAADPSWKAGDPIPSGALDGITRESVESTLANSGSGFVKKSIDVSI; this is encoded by the coding sequence ATGCCGAGAATTACAGATTACAGTTTCTTATTTCAGAGTATGTTTGGGACATCAAGGATGAATTTAGTCAACAACATTCAGTTGTCCCAAATTAACAGTAGCTCCGTACAGGCACAACTAAAAGCAGCAGGGATTGACACAAACAGTAAACAGTACAAAGCGGCACTTAGCGAAATGATGAAAAATGGAAATGGTGCAATGTTTACGAATGTTCAGGCGATCAAGAATCTAATGAGCCAGTATGATAAAAATGGAGATTGGGTTGATCCGAATACCGGATTAACAGGGCTTGCTGTAACTGATGAGAACAGAAATAGTTATAAACATATCATCTCTATTCCGGAGAGCAGCCGGGAAGAAATGTTTGAACTGGCAAAGAAGGAATTTTTAAGGGATAATGGCACTCTGAATGGTGATACCACAAAGAGGGAAGATGTATATGTTAACTTATATAGAAAAATGAACAAAGATGACCGTTTGTCAGCGGGATGGACAATGGAGCAATATGAACATCAATACAGGCAGGCATTTGCAGCAGCGGCGAAAGCTGCTGATCCCTCATGGAAAGCGGGTGATCCGATACCGTCTGGAGCATTGGATGGCATTACAAGAGAGTCTGTTGAAAGTACACTTGCAAATAGCGGAAGCGGTTTTGTGAAGAAATCAATAGATGTCAGTATTTAA
- a CDS encoding helix-turn-helix domain-containing protein — translation MAKSKKIDKDMGFRLKKARLDQKLTYDELSEKSGVSSRYIKEIENHGNVPSLEKLGQLIRALHISADPFFYPAAPTDNLDYQRLLVYLSECTNDQITTILALVEAYLRTYKTHETE, via the coding sequence ATGGCTAAATCTAAGAAAATTGATAAAGACATGGGTTTTCGCCTGAAGAAAGCCAGATTAGACCAAAAGCTGACTTATGATGAATTATCCGAAAAATCCGGTGTTTCATCAAGATATATCAAAGAGATCGAAAATCATGGTAATGTTCCAAGCCTTGAAAAACTCGGTCAGCTCATTCGAGCTTTACACATCTCTGCTGATCCGTTCTTTTATCCGGCAGCTCCAACTGATAATCTGGATTACCAAAGACTGTTGGTTTATCTTTCAGAATGTACAAACGATCAGATAACCACCATTCTTGCACTGGTAGAAGCCTATCTTCGTACATATAAGACCCATGAAACAGAATAG
- a CDS encoding MobC family plasmid mobilization relaxosome protein → MANRKRTNPVQFYLDDDEQYILDEKFRLSGMKSKSAFLRKLILYGYVYDVDYSYLRNYNTELGRISSNLNQIAKRINSTGNIYQEDMDEVKELMNEVWRTQKSMLSKQPLIKR, encoded by the coding sequence ATGGCAAACAGAAAACGCACCAATCCTGTGCAATTTTATCTCGATGATGACGAACAGTATATCCTGGACGAGAAGTTCCGATTATCGGGAATGAAAAGCAAGTCCGCTTTCTTGCGAAAGCTCATTTTGTATGGCTATGTCTATGACGTAGATTACAGTTATTTAAGAAATTATAATACGGAGCTTGGACGTATCAGCTCAAATCTGAATCAGATTGCCAAGCGAATAAACAGCACCGGGAATATTTATCAGGAAGATATGGACGAAGTAAAGGAGTTGATGAATGAGGTATGGCGTACACAAAAATCCATGCTATCAAAGCAACCGTTGATAAAGCGATAG